From the genome of Rathayibacter sp. VKM Ac-2759, one region includes:
- the uvrC gene encoding excinuclease ABC subunit UvrC, whose product MTQTLDYRPKAGEIPTLPGVYRFKDARGRVLYVGKAKNLRARLSNYFAPLPSLHERTRRMVTSASGVEWTVVGTDVEALQLEFTWINEFDPPFNVKFRDDKSYPYMAVTLGDEAPRVMVTRNAKIRGARYFGPYPKIWAIHETIDLMIKAFPIRTCNDSNYKRAMQSGKPCFASQIGRCGGPCSHRVTFAEHREMVDRFVAFMGSHDRRMIGELEREMREAAGEMQYERAGKLRDQAAALDAVLAKSAVVLKDNVDVDLYAIVHDELAASVQQFRVRGGRIRGERGWVVDKELDMTTAELVDTALQAAYENGDIPPKEVVVPELPEDSEALEEWLSSIRGANVRLRAAQRGDKAALLETATQNAGHSLMLYKTRRSADFTARTQALEDIRDALGMAEAPLRMECYDVSHLSGTNIVASMVVFEDGLARKDQYRRFSIAESTDDTESLHQVLTRRLAYLKEPVEPAVVDPETGEAKRRKFAYPPHLLIVDGGQPQVAAAQRALDESGVTGITLCGIAKRLEEIWLPDSDFPVILPRNSDALFLFQRIRDEAHRFAITHQRQRRKRDIASQLSEIPGLGGTRVRDLLKHFGSVARLREASDAEIAEVKGIGPTLAAAVHGHLHP is encoded by the coding sequence ATGACGCAGACACTCGACTACCGGCCCAAGGCCGGTGAGATCCCGACCCTCCCGGGCGTCTACCGGTTCAAGGACGCCAGGGGCCGGGTCCTCTACGTGGGCAAGGCCAAGAACCTCCGCGCACGGCTCAGCAACTACTTCGCGCCGCTGCCGAGCCTGCACGAGCGGACCCGGCGGATGGTCACCTCGGCCTCAGGCGTGGAGTGGACCGTCGTCGGCACCGACGTCGAGGCGCTCCAGCTCGAGTTCACCTGGATCAACGAGTTCGACCCGCCCTTCAACGTCAAGTTCCGCGACGACAAGTCGTACCCCTACATGGCGGTGACGCTGGGTGACGAGGCCCCGAGGGTGATGGTGACCCGCAACGCCAAGATCCGCGGGGCGCGGTACTTCGGTCCCTACCCGAAGATCTGGGCCATCCACGAGACCATCGACCTGATGATCAAGGCCTTCCCGATCCGCACCTGCAACGACTCGAACTACAAGCGGGCCATGCAGAGCGGGAAGCCCTGCTTCGCCTCCCAGATCGGCCGGTGCGGCGGTCCGTGCTCGCACCGCGTCACGTTCGCGGAGCACCGCGAGATGGTCGACCGCTTCGTCGCGTTCATGGGCAGCCACGATCGCAGGATGATCGGCGAGCTCGAGCGCGAGATGCGCGAGGCCGCCGGCGAGATGCAGTACGAGCGCGCCGGGAAGCTCCGCGATCAGGCCGCGGCACTCGACGCCGTGCTCGCCAAGAGCGCCGTCGTGCTCAAGGACAACGTCGACGTCGACCTCTACGCGATCGTGCACGACGAGCTCGCCGCCTCGGTGCAGCAGTTCCGCGTGCGGGGCGGCCGCATCCGCGGAGAGCGCGGCTGGGTCGTCGACAAGGAGCTCGACATGACCACGGCAGAGCTCGTCGACACCGCGCTCCAGGCCGCCTACGAGAACGGCGACATCCCGCCCAAGGAGGTCGTCGTCCCCGAGCTGCCGGAGGACAGCGAGGCGCTCGAGGAATGGCTCTCGAGCATCCGCGGGGCGAACGTGCGACTCCGTGCGGCGCAGCGCGGGGACAAGGCGGCGCTGCTCGAGACGGCCACGCAGAACGCCGGCCACTCGCTGATGCTCTACAAGACCCGCCGCTCCGCCGACTTCACCGCGCGGACCCAGGCGCTGGAGGACATCCGCGACGCCCTGGGCATGGCCGAGGCGCCGCTCCGGATGGAGTGCTACGACGTCTCGCACCTCAGCGGCACCAACATCGTCGCCTCGATGGTCGTCTTCGAGGACGGACTCGCCCGCAAGGACCAGTACCGGCGGTTCTCGATCGCGGAGTCGACCGACGACACGGAGTCGCTCCACCAGGTCCTCACGCGGCGCCTCGCGTACCTGAAGGAACCGGTCGAGCCGGCCGTCGTCGATCCCGAGACGGGGGAGGCGAAGCGCCGCAAGTTCGCCTACCCGCCGCACCTGCTGATCGTGGACGGCGGCCAGCCCCAGGTCGCCGCAGCGCAGCGCGCGCTCGACGAGTCCGGAGTCACGGGGATCACGCTGTGCGGGATCGCCAAGCGCCTCGAGGAGATCTGGCTCCCCGACTCCGACTTCCCGGTGATCCTGCCGCGCAACAGCGACGCGCTCTTCCTCTTCCAGCGGATCCGCGACGAGGCCCACCGCTTCGCCATCACGCACCAGCGGCAGCGGCGCAAGCGCGACATCGCGTCGCAGCTGAGCGAGATCCCCGGGCTCGGCGGCACGCGGGTGCGCGACCTGCTCAAGCACTTCGGGTCGGTCGCCCGGCTGCGGGAGGCCTCCGACGCCGAGATCGCCGAGGTCAAGGGCATCGGGCCGACGCTCGCCGCGGCCGTCCACGGGCACCTGCACCCCTGA
- the rapZ gene encoding RNase adapter RapZ, with protein MSTESEQQDVLIVTGMSGAGRSTAANALEDLGWYVVDNLPPQMLRPLVDLAQRAGDTLPKIAAVVDVRGRDFFADLGEIVRELRAGVDIRVVFLEATDAALVRRFEQVRRPHPLQGRGTLLDGISAERGRLAQLRESADIVIDTSDLNIHQLATSITERFAEAGRAGLQITVMSFGFKYGLPTDADMVADARFLPNPYWIPELRPHTGLDEEVREYVLAQQGAEEFIDSYSRALRPVLDGYQRENKRHATIAIGCTGGKHRSVAVAGRIAARLAELPGVAVNVAHRDLGRE; from the coding sequence ATGAGCACGGAGAGCGAGCAGCAGGACGTGCTGATCGTCACGGGGATGTCGGGCGCGGGCCGGTCCACGGCCGCGAACGCCCTCGAGGATCTCGGCTGGTACGTGGTCGACAACCTGCCGCCGCAGATGCTCCGCCCCCTGGTCGACCTCGCCCAGCGCGCGGGCGACACGCTGCCCAAGATCGCCGCCGTCGTCGATGTGCGCGGGCGCGACTTCTTCGCCGACCTCGGTGAGATCGTGCGGGAGCTGCGGGCCGGGGTCGACATCCGCGTCGTCTTCCTCGAGGCGACCGACGCGGCGCTCGTCCGCCGGTTCGAGCAGGTCCGCCGCCCGCACCCCCTCCAGGGGCGGGGCACACTGCTCGACGGCATCTCGGCCGAGCGCGGTCGACTGGCGCAGCTGCGCGAGTCGGCCGACATCGTGATCGACACCTCCGACCTCAACATCCACCAGCTCGCCACGAGCATCACCGAGCGGTTCGCCGAAGCGGGCCGTGCGGGTCTGCAGATCACCGTGATGAGCTTCGGCTTCAAGTACGGGCTGCCGACCGACGCCGACATGGTCGCCGACGCGCGCTTCCTGCCGAACCCCTACTGGATCCCGGAGCTGCGCCCGCACACCGGGCTCGACGAAGAAGTGCGAGAATACGTCCTGGCCCAGCAGGGGGCGGAGGAGTTCATCGATTCCTACTCGCGTGCCCTGCGCCCGGTGCTCGACGGCTACCAGCGCGAGAACAAGCGCCATGCGACGATCGCCATCGGATGCACGGGGGGCAAGCACCGCTCCGTCGCGGTCGCCGGCCGCATCGCGGCCCGACTGGCCGAGCTGCCGGGAGTCGCCGTCAACGTGGCGCACCGCGACCTCGGCCGAGAATGA
- the uvrB gene encoding excinuclease ABC subunit UvrB yields MEPTRAVHPFEVVSEYKPSGDQPAAIADLSARIQAGEADVVLLGATGTGKSATTAWLVEAVQRPTLVLAHNKTLAAQLANEFRELFPNNAVEYFVSYYDYYQPEAYVPQTDTFIEKDSSVNAEVERLRHSTTNSLLSRRDVIVVSTVSCIYGLGQPEQYLEAMVALQVGQRVDRDRLIRKFVSMQYARNDVDFARGTFRVRGDTIEIIPMYEELAIRIEMFGDEIEALYTLHPLTGDIVRKLDSVSVFPGSHYVASQDVMHRAIDTIQQELEVRLADLEKQGKLLEAQRLRMRTTFDLEMMQQIGFCSGIENYSRHIDGRESGEAPHCLLDYFPDDFLVVIDESHVTVPQIGAMYEGDASRKRTLVEHGFRLPSAMDNRPLKWEEFKQRVGQTVYLSATPGRYEMGIADGIVEQIIRPTGLVDPEIVVKPTKGQIDDLLEEIKRRTERDERVLVTTLTKRMAEELTDFLTEAGVRVRYLHSDVDTLRRVELLSELRAGVYDVLVGINLLREGLDLPEVSLVAILDADKEGFLRSSTSLIQTIGRAARNVSGEVHMYADKVTDSMRLAIDETDRRRERQVAYNLEHGIDPTPLRKKIADITDALAREGADTAKLLAGRDAKKKSPTPNLRRQGLAANGGNDLEAIISDLNGQMLQAAGELKFELAARLRDEVQELKRELRQMEKAGHLS; encoded by the coding sequence ATGGAGCCCACCCGTGCCGTGCACCCCTTCGAGGTCGTCAGCGAATACAAGCCGAGCGGCGATCAGCCCGCCGCGATCGCCGATCTGAGCGCCCGGATCCAGGCCGGCGAGGCCGACGTCGTGCTCCTCGGCGCGACGGGCACGGGCAAGTCCGCCACCACCGCGTGGCTCGTCGAGGCGGTGCAGCGGCCCACGCTCGTGCTCGCCCACAACAAGACGCTGGCGGCGCAGCTGGCGAACGAGTTCCGCGAGCTGTTCCCCAACAACGCGGTGGAGTACTTCGTCTCCTACTACGACTACTACCAGCCCGAGGCCTACGTCCCGCAGACCGACACCTTCATCGAGAAGGACAGCTCGGTCAACGCCGAGGTCGAGCGCCTGCGCCACTCGACGACCAACTCGCTGCTCAGCCGTCGCGACGTCATCGTCGTCTCGACGGTCTCGTGCATCTACGGCCTGGGCCAGCCCGAGCAGTACCTCGAGGCGATGGTGGCGCTGCAGGTCGGCCAGCGCGTCGACCGCGACCGCCTCATCCGCAAGTTCGTGTCGATGCAGTACGCCCGCAACGACGTCGACTTCGCCCGTGGCACCTTCCGCGTCCGCGGCGACACGATCGAGATCATCCCGATGTACGAGGAGCTCGCGATCCGCATCGAGATGTTCGGGGACGAGATCGAGGCGCTGTACACCCTGCACCCGCTCACCGGCGACATCGTGCGCAAGCTCGACTCCGTCTCCGTCTTCCCCGGTTCGCACTACGTCGCCAGCCAGGACGTCATGCACCGCGCGATCGACACGATCCAGCAGGAGCTCGAGGTGCGGCTCGCCGATCTCGAGAAGCAGGGCAAGCTGCTCGAGGCCCAGCGGCTCCGGATGCGCACCACGTTCGACCTCGAGATGATGCAGCAGATCGGATTCTGCTCGGGCATCGAGAACTACTCCCGGCACATCGACGGCCGCGAGTCGGGCGAGGCGCCGCACTGCCTCCTCGACTACTTCCCCGACGACTTCCTCGTCGTGATCGACGAGTCGCACGTGACCGTGCCGCAGATCGGCGCGATGTACGAGGGCGACGCCTCCCGCAAGCGCACGCTCGTCGAGCACGGCTTCCGCCTGCCCTCGGCGATGGACAACCGTCCGCTCAAGTGGGAGGAGTTCAAGCAGCGCGTCGGCCAGACGGTCTACCTCTCCGCGACCCCCGGCCGCTACGAGATGGGCATCGCCGACGGCATCGTCGAGCAGATCATCCGCCCCACCGGCCTCGTCGACCCGGAGATCGTCGTCAAGCCGACCAAGGGCCAGATCGACGACCTGCTCGAGGAGATCAAGCGCCGCACCGAGCGCGACGAGCGCGTCCTCGTCACCACGCTCACCAAGCGGATGGCCGAGGAGCTCACCGACTTCCTCACCGAGGCCGGAGTCCGCGTCCGCTACCTGCACTCCGACGTCGACACGCTCCGCCGGGTCGAGCTGCTGTCCGAGCTGCGCGCGGGCGTGTACGACGTCCTGGTCGGCATCAACCTCCTCCGCGAGGGCCTCGACCTGCCCGAGGTGTCGCTCGTCGCCATCCTCGACGCCGACAAGGAGGGCTTCCTCCGCTCCTCGACGTCGCTCATCCAGACGATCGGCCGCGCGGCCCGCAACGTCTCGGGCGAGGTGCACATGTACGCCGACAAGGTGACCGACTCGATGCGGCTCGCGATCGACGAGACCGACCGCCGCCGAGAGAGGCAGGTCGCCTACAACCTCGAGCACGGCATCGATCCGACTCCGCTCCGCAAGAAGATCGCCGACATCACCGACGCCCTCGCCCGCGAGGGGGCCGACACGGCCAAGCTCCTCGCCGGCCGCGACGCCAAGAAGAAGAGCCCGACCCCCAACCTCCGTCGGCAAGGTCTCGCCGCCAACGGCGGCAACGACCTCGAGGCGATCATCTCGGACCTCAACGGCCAGATGCTGCAGGCCGCGGGCGAGCTCAAGTTCGAGCTCGCGGCGCGACTGCGCGACGAGGTCCAGGAGCTCAAGCGCGAGCTCCGCCAGATGGAGAAGGCGGGCCACCTCTCCTGA
- the uvrA gene encoding excinuclease ABC subunit UvrA, whose amino-acid sequence MVSGARVHNLHDVDLEIPRDSMVVFTGLSGSGKSSLAFDTIFAEGQRRYVESLSAYARQFLGQVDRPDVDFIEGLSPAVSIDQKSTNRNPRSTVGTITEIFDYMRLLWARIGVPHCPICSEKISAQTVQQIADQMMELESGTRYQILSPVVSQKKGEFVDLFKELTAGGYSRAMVDGSLIQLSDPPTLKKQYKHDISVVVDRLVAGPDILGRLTDSLETALRLTDGIVQINFVDGEGEGAWTTFSEKLSCPNNHPISLTEIEPRTFSFNAPFGACPECSGLGTRMSVDDDLLLGDPDLSIAEGVIIPWTTQGKGLFQYYEKLLDGLSRDLGFKLTTPWKRLSSEVQQAVLHGDNFEVKVKWKNRYGREMSYTSGFEGVVPYIERQYVQAETDVQRTRWSEFLREVPCPVCKGSRLKPEVLAVLVHGASIADIADLSLGDAQDFMARLELTDREAHIAAQVLREIRARLDFLIEVGLNYLNLSRAAASLSGGEAQRIRLATQIGSGLTGVLYVLDEPSIGLHQRDNRRLIDTLLKLRDLGNTLIVVEHDEDTIRTADWIVDIGPGAGVNGGEVVHSGSYDSLLENTDSLTGDYISGRRSIDIPKKRRKIDRKRMIKVVGANANNLRKVDVEFPLGTFVAVTGVSGSGKSTLVNDILYRVLANQLNGARKVPGKHTRVTGLENLDKVVHVDQNPIGRTPRSNPATYTGVFDRIRNLFAETTEAKARGYLPGRFSFNVKGGRCEACSGDGTIKIEMNFLPDVYVACEVCGGARYNRDTLTVHYKGKNIAEVLDMPIAEAAEFFEPITSIHRFLKTLVEVGLGYVRLGQSATTLSGGEAQRVKLATELQRRSNGRSVYVLDEPTTGLHFEDVRKLLLVLNSLVEKGNTVITIEHNLDVIKSADWLIDMGPEGGAGGGQVVAVGTPEHVAKVAASHTGGFLAEILG is encoded by the coding sequence GTGGTGAGCGGTGCCCGGGTGCACAACCTCCACGATGTCGACCTCGAGATCCCGCGCGACTCGATGGTCGTCTTCACCGGTCTGTCGGGGTCCGGCAAGTCGTCGCTGGCCTTCGACACGATCTTCGCCGAGGGTCAGCGCCGCTACGTCGAGTCGCTGTCGGCCTACGCGCGCCAGTTCCTCGGCCAGGTCGACCGCCCCGACGTCGACTTCATCGAGGGGCTGAGCCCCGCGGTCTCGATCGACCAGAAGTCGACGAACCGCAACCCGCGCTCGACCGTCGGCACGATCACCGAGATCTTCGACTACATGCGTCTGCTCTGGGCGCGCATCGGCGTGCCGCACTGCCCGATCTGCAGCGAGAAGATCTCGGCGCAGACCGTTCAGCAGATCGCCGATCAGATGATGGAGCTCGAGAGCGGCACCCGCTACCAGATCCTCAGCCCGGTCGTCTCGCAGAAGAAGGGCGAGTTCGTCGACCTCTTCAAGGAGCTCACCGCCGGCGGGTACTCCCGTGCGATGGTCGACGGCTCGCTCATCCAGCTCAGCGACCCGCCCACGCTCAAGAAGCAGTACAAGCACGACATCTCGGTCGTGGTCGACCGTCTCGTCGCGGGTCCCGACATCCTCGGCCGGCTCACCGACTCCCTCGAGACCGCTCTCCGCCTCACCGACGGCATCGTGCAGATCAACTTCGTCGACGGTGAGGGCGAGGGCGCCTGGACGACCTTCTCCGAGAAGCTCTCCTGCCCCAACAACCACCCGATCTCCCTCACCGAGATCGAGCCGCGCACCTTCTCGTTCAACGCCCCGTTCGGCGCCTGCCCCGAGTGCTCGGGCCTCGGCACGCGCATGTCGGTCGACGACGACCTGCTCCTGGGCGACCCCGATCTCAGCATCGCCGAGGGCGTCATCATCCCCTGGACCACGCAGGGCAAGGGCCTCTTCCAGTACTACGAGAAGCTGCTCGACGGCCTCTCGCGCGATCTCGGCTTCAAGCTGACCACGCCGTGGAAGCGGCTCAGCTCCGAGGTCCAGCAGGCCGTCCTGCACGGCGACAACTTCGAGGTCAAGGTCAAGTGGAAGAACCGCTACGGCCGTGAGATGAGCTACACGTCGGGCTTCGAGGGTGTCGTGCCCTACATCGAGCGCCAGTACGTCCAGGCCGAGACCGATGTGCAGCGCACCCGCTGGTCCGAGTTCCTCCGCGAGGTGCCCTGCCCCGTCTGCAAGGGCTCGCGGCTCAAGCCCGAGGTCCTCGCCGTCCTCGTGCACGGCGCGAGCATCGCCGACATCGCCGACCTCAGCCTCGGCGACGCCCAGGACTTCATGGCGCGCCTCGAGCTGACCGACCGGGAGGCGCACATCGCCGCGCAGGTCCTCCGTGAGATCCGCGCGCGCCTCGACTTCCTGATCGAGGTCGGACTCAACTACCTCAACCTCTCCCGCGCCGCCGCGTCGCTCTCCGGCGGCGAGGCCCAGCGCATCCGGCTCGCTACGCAGATCGGCTCCGGGCTCACCGGCGTGCTCTACGTGCTCGACGAGCCGAGCATCGGCCTGCACCAGCGGGACAACCGCCGCCTCATCGACACGCTGCTGAAGCTGCGCGACCTCGGCAACACGCTGATCGTCGTCGAGCACGACGAGGACACCATCCGCACCGCCGACTGGATCGTCGACATCGGCCCGGGCGCCGGCGTCAACGGCGGCGAGGTCGTGCACTCGGGCTCCTACGACTCGCTGCTCGAGAACACCGACTCGCTCACCGGCGACTACATCTCGGGCCGCCGCTCCATCGACATCCCGAAGAAGCGGCGCAAGATCGACCGCAAGCGGATGATCAAGGTCGTCGGGGCGAACGCCAACAACCTGCGGAAGGTCGACGTGGAGTTCCCGCTCGGCACCTTCGTCGCCGTCACGGGCGTCTCGGGCTCGGGCAAGAGCACCCTGGTCAACGACATCCTCTACCGGGTGCTCGCCAACCAGCTCAACGGGGCGCGCAAGGTCCCGGGCAAGCACACCCGCGTCACCGGCCTCGAGAACCTCGACAAGGTCGTGCACGTCGACCAGAACCCGATCGGCCGCACCCCGCGCTCCAACCCCGCCACCTACACCGGCGTCTTCGACCGGATCCGCAACCTGTTCGCCGAGACGACGGAGGCGAAGGCCCGCGGCTACCTGCCGGGCCGGTTCAGCTTCAACGTCAAGGGCGGCCGCTGCGAGGCCTGCTCGGGCGACGGCACCATCAAGATCGAGATGAACTTCCTGCCCGACGTCTACGTCGCGTGCGAGGTCTGCGGGGGAGCGCGCTACAACCGCGACACCCTCACGGTCCATTACAAGGGCAAGAACATCGCCGAGGTCCTCGACATGCCGATCGCCGAGGCGGCCGAGTTCTTCGAGCCGATCACCTCGATCCACCGCTTCCTCAAGACGCTCGTCGAGGTCGGCCTCGGCTACGTGCGGCTCGGGCAGAGCGCGACGACGCTCTCGGGCGGCGAGGCGCAGCGCGTCAAGCTCGCCACCGAGCTCCAGCGCCGCTCCAACGGCCGCAGCGTCTACGTGCTCGACGAGCCGACCACCGGCCTGCACTTCGAGGACGTCCGCAAGCTCCTCCTGGTGCTGAACTCGCTCGTCGAGAAGGGCAACACGGTGATCACCATCGAGCACAACCTCGACGTCATCAAGTCGGCCGACTGGCTGATCGACATGGGACCCGAGGGCGGTGCGGGCGGCGGCCAGGTCGTCGCGGTCGGCACGCCCGAGCACGTCGCGAAGGTCGCCGCGAGCCACACGGGCGGGTTCCTCGCCGAGATCCTCGGTTGA